TGTGACGGTTTGAATAGGACCAGCTGCCCACTTCACTGGCACAAACCAAAGTGGCTGTGCCAGGACCGTACATCACTCCCTCCTTTGGCTGACACGGGCATCGCAGAGCCACATATACAACAATCGCCAGCAGGAATACAGTGGACACTGAACAAATAGCAATGATCAGGTAGACATTTGAATTGTTCACAGAAGCCCCTGGGCTCACTCCCAATCCTGAAGGATGAGCATCCATGTGAGGAGACTGAGCTCTTGCTATCAGTGATATACTAAATGTGGTGGTAATGGACAGTGTAGGCTTGCCATGGTCCTTCACAAGCACCAGCAGATTATGGCtaccactgccctctgcctcatCCAGAGTCCGTGTGGTGCTGATCTCTCCGCTGTACAACCCAACCCGCCAGGGGCCTTCACTTGCCTCATGTAGCTCGTAGCGCAGCCATGCATTGTAACCCGAGTCAGCATCCAAGGCATGGACCTTTCCCACCACATGTCCAGCAGGTATGGGGGCTACCACCAGGGTGAGGGCCTCCCCTGGCCTGGACACTGCAGGGGCATTGTCATTCTCATCCACCACAAAGACTTGAATGGTCACATTGCCACACAGAGAAGGCAGCCCAGCATCCTTGGCTCGCACTTGGAACTCCAGAAGTTTTAGCTCCTCATAATCCAATGGCTGTAAAGCATAGAGCTTCCCACTCTCTGAGTGCACAGAGATGTAGCTGGAGAGTGGCCACAGATTCTCATCTATCCAGTAGCTGACCAGAGCATTCTCAGCCACATCTGGGTCTGAGGCAGATACTGTAAAGATATGAGCACCGGGTGGATTGTTCTCATTGACGAAGATTGTGTAGGAAGGCTGAGTGAAAGTGGGTGCATTGTCATTAATGTCACTGACGGGCACAACCAGGCTGTTGCTGGTTGAAAGGGATGGGTCGCCTTGGTCTTGTGCTATTATTAACAGCTTGTACTCAGCCACCCGCTCCCGATCCAAGGTCTCAGCCAACACGAgagaataataatttttaaaattggacGACAACTTGAAGGGGAGGCCAGGGGGCTGCAGTGAACAGTTGACATGCCCATTAGTACCAGAGTCTCTGTCAGAAATGCTGAGCAAGGCCACAACTGTCCCTAGTGGGGAGTCCTCTGGCACTGGAACTGACAGGGATGAGATGGACACCTCTGGAGCATTGTCGTTCACGTCCAGCACCTCAATCAGAACTTTGCAGTGCCCCTTCATTGGGGCTGCACCTTTGTCTGTAGCTTCTACACCAATTTCACCTAATCTTATACTTTCAAAATCAATGTCTCCAGTTAATCTCATCTGTCCACTGTTGGGATCTAAATTAACCAATGTTGCTATATTGGGTGGATTAACGTTTCGAATAGAATATGTAATGTCTTTGTTAGCTCCCTCATCAAGATCAGTTGCATTAAGACTGATTAGTAATGTTcccttttttgcattttcaaaaagttTTACCTGATACACAGACTGATTAAAAAATGGTGCATTGTCATTTATGTCCAGCACATTGATTATCAGCTGTGCAGTTCCAGTTTGTTCTGGTTTGCCTCCATCAGTGGCTGTAAGTAACATATGATATACATGAGTTACCTCTCTATCAAGAGGTCTTCTTAAAACAAGAACTAAGGACTCACCATGTTTCTCATTGTTGTGAGCATCCAAAGTAAAATAGTCATTTGGACTGATTCTGTAGGTGAGCTGAGAGTTTGAACCAATATCATCATCAGAGGCTCCCTCTAGTGGGAAAGATGAATCTGGAAGTCTAGATTCAGAAATCATCAGGATTTGCTCAGCCGCTGGAAATACAGGAGCATTGTCATTGATATCCTTGATCTCTACTTCCACGTGGAAGACTCTCAAGGGTCTGTCCAGGATCATCTCCAGATGAATCACGCATACAGGGATCTTGGCACACAGCTCCTCACGGTCTATCCGTGAATTAACAAATAAAATTCCGTTCTGAAGATTTACCTCAAAATAGTTCCCATGGCCTTGGGATATCATCCGGAACATCCGAGGCATGAGTTCCTCCACCTCCAACCCTAGATCCTGGGTGATGCGACCCACAAAGGTGCCATGCTGGGATTCCTCTGGaacagaataatggagctggctGTTCCCCATTTCCCAGCCAGTTTGGAGCAGAACCAACTGCAGCATCCAGCTCTTCACCAGGGGCCACTGATGCAAAACAGTCATAGCTAGTAGAAGGTTTGACTcctattaaaaaaatgaaactgaaatccACTCTCCAGAGTCAGCATAAAGTGGTATGAAATAGCCAGTTCTTCTACTGCCATAGCCATGCCATCATCCTGGGCTTCTCCCACAGTCTCTTATTCTTACTGTATTTCTGGGAGGGGCTTTGATCTTTGTCTGGAAATAGGATTTTGATTTTAGGTAGGTAGCGACATCTTGTGACAAATGGTATAAATGCCACATAGGTTTTGAACTTTTATTTTCTGTCAAACCTAGATGAATTCCATAATTTTACTCTGAAATCCATGTGCAGCTTGCTTGCATTCTTTTCCAACACTATTCCACACAAAATTAATTTGTGCATTTTGAATACTTTTACTAATTTTGAAGAATCATAGGCCAATAACTAATtggatctgttgttgttgttgttgttgttgttgttgttgttgttgttgttgttgtcatgtgccatcactTCTGAGGATGTTCCTCCATGCAGGAGAGTTTCCTGTATTCTTCCTCAGTTATCAGAGAACATGTTTTTGCCATTACCTACGTATATGATGTAGATACTGCATGTTTTCCTTGGTAGTATACTCAATTATTCATATCATTTATTCTTGCAATTGAATAAGAAAATTGATCCTGTTAATTCTGCTGAACTTCTCTGTTGCTTTCACTGCTAACAGCATCCTTCTCAGATGGGATTTGGAAATACTGTTTCACTGTGATTCCTATCTTTCTTGATGCATTTGTTCTAGAGGAAGTTTTATCCAATGCCTTGGCCATTAGTCTATGGTGCTCCCCTGAGGTGTCAACTTAGAGGCTTTTTTCTGCCTCCCATGAAGTTGCTCGGTGAGTTTCCATAGCATTTTGGTAATTAGAGtaaccaatatgctgatgacacccaaatgtatttctttttttccatccaaAAGAGAGAAAGCTGCATGAGCATCTGAAGTCAGTAATCAACTGGATGAAGGTAAATAAACTGAAGTTTAATCCAGATAAAAGAGAGCTGCTCCTAGTcaaaaaaacaaactggaaaaaattgGGTTTTAAGTTGTGCTGGAGGGAGTGGCACTTTCCTTGAATAGTCAAGTTACTAGTATCCTAATCTTGAACTTGAGTGCCCAGGATTTGGCAATGGACAGGGGCATTTTTCACAACTAGCTAATAATCTGCGACAAGTTCCGTCACATTTGTACAATAGACAGTCTTGTATTCCTTCTTAAGATGCAGATATTTAAGATGTTCCTGACTTCTGGCCAGTTGGAATCACTGTACCTTAGGAGCAGAGAATGCCTTCTACTGGCTTCAGCTGCTTTGCCATTTACAACAAGGTATAATGTGATTCTGGTGATTGGACTACCATGTGTCATTTATGGAGCAGATCTTGAAGATGATCCATACTTTTCCATAAGTGAGCAATTAAGTTCCCATAGCTCTAACTGGTATAGCCAAATGAGATCATGTTGCACTGACTCTGAAAAAGCCACATTGTTTGCTGTTTACTTTAGAGTCCAATTAAGGTGCTTAATTAGGTTTAAATTTTTGAACCTTAAATAGCTCAGAACCTAAAGAACTGAAAAAGGCTATCCCATTGTATCTTTCCTTTAGGCTCTTTAGTGGAATCTCTTCCCTGTGTTCCTTTACAAAACACACTGTGAAAGTTCTATTGATTAGAACATAGGTTATAAACTTGTGGTCTGCAGGTCCATGGGGGGccacaatgtcctcacagggggtccgTGAAGGGTTGAAGAAATTTTAtgatattttgcatttaaaatagaatgaaataaagaattaatgaatgaatgaaagaaaggaagcaCAGTGAATTCATGCAAGTGAATGATCCTGAGTGGCAgagagacagcatgtgacatttcttgccactgcgcagacagtcagaagccacaAGAagaaagagtcagagtcagtcaatATCAGTGTGAGTGAGTATTCGGACGGACTTCAtaattgtgtttcttcttcaatttctgctaataaaaccatttggttactGTCAGGTAAAATGAATGTTTGATATTATCACTGTGAATtccataacaatacattttggctgagcctgagaatggatcactggctgaatttgaaacataaaagaactgatggtgttgatgagggtgcattcTGTTcagagcaaaatgaagcttcttccagccatcttaaaaagtgtcacaGTTTTAGCAAGAAATATCTGTCAATAAGACCCTTCATGAGAGACATTTGATGTACTTTAGGGTTTGAAATCTTGAGTTAAATCTTGGTGATCCACGGCAACAAAAGATACTTAAAtagggtctgtggtaaagaaaaggttaagaactgctagAATAGAACACTCTCCATCTCTCTTGCTCTCACTCTTAAATTCAAATATATTTCCCCCTATGGAAAAAATAACAGAGTCACTATACATACAGCACTACACAACACAAACCTCATTGCAGAACATTCTCATTTTAACAGGGCAATGTTGTGAGCTGAAAGGAAAGATGAAATTCCTAGATATTTTAATTGTCACATCCCTCCTTAATAGCACAGTGATTAAAAAGGATCTCATGAAATATGCCCAAGGATTTGAAGGCAGACCTATCAGTTCAACAAatggaatgaaaaacaaaacaaaacctaaggTTCTCCAGAAAagtgatttaaaaacacacagatgGAAACTACAGAGACCTCCACTTAGGTGCAATGAAGACCATTAATGGTCATTAGTagcacaaatatttaaacataccAATTGGAAGTTAACAATCTAATGAgtcacagctggaaaaataatgaCTTCCGGTGCAAAATGCTAGTTGAGAACAATCCAACAGATTAAACATCAACCAATCTTCATTGTTAAGAGTGTAGATCAACCAAGACCAAAGAGAAAAAGTCAAACAACCCAAGCTCTGACAAATACAACAACCTGGGATTTTGATTCTGTTTTGAAAGCTTCATGAGTAGTAAAACCAAATCTAGCTTGCTTGGTCTTTTTATATAAATGtatgagtgcaggacacataacaatgggctcaagttacaggaagccagattttgactgaatatcaggaaaaacttcctaactgttagagcagtacgacagtggaaccaattaccttgagaggtggtgagtgttccaacattcaagggaaacttagacaaccacctggcagctatcctttgatatgtattcctgcatcgagcaggggtttggactcgatggctttataggccctttccaacttcacttttctatgatcctatgattctatgaaatatataaataagtctaaacaacaacatggactACATGGTATACAACTGCTTTTCCTTTGCTGGTTCATGGGGTCCTCATTTCCCTTCATCCACCACTATCTCTCAAATCTTTCAGTACAATAATCATCCAGCCCACCACTATCTCTCAAATCACACTTGATATTTTCTATAGAcagggttttgtgtgttttttaaaagactatcCACACTTCTGAAATGGCAACTGCCATAATCCAAGGATATTCAAGGATGTATCTTTCAAATTGTACTTTATCATTAATAATTAGAAGTACTTAAAGCAAATCTgatgataaatataataaaactgTACTAATTATGTGTCCTTAAGTTGACACTATGGCAACACCCTCCAGGGTCTTCTAGatatactcagaggtggtttcttCTGGTAGAACCCTGGGATCATGtagcttgtccaagaccacacagcTCAGCTGTTTTCCTACCAGGCACCATGGGGCAACTGAACTC
This sequence is a window from Pogona vitticeps strain Pit_001003342236 chromosome 4, PviZW2.1, whole genome shotgun sequence. Protein-coding genes within it:
- the LOC110082095 gene encoding protocadherin alpha-13 isoform X16; its protein translation is MTVLHQWPLVKSWMLQLVLLQTGWEMGNSQLHYSVPEESQHGTFVGRITQDLGLEVEELMPRMFRMISQGHGNYFEVNLQNGILFVNSRIDREELCAKIPVCVIHLEMILDRPLRVFHVEVEIKDINDNAPVFPAAEQILMISESRLPDSSFPLEGASDDDIGSNSQLTYRISPNDYFTLDAHNNEKHGESLVLVLRRPLDREVTHVYHMLLTATDGGKPEQTGTAQLIINVLDINDNAPFFNQSVYQVKLFENAKKGTLLISLNATDLDEGANKDITYSIRNVNPPNIATLVNLDPNSGQMRLTGDIDFESIRLGEIGVEATDKGAAPMKGHCKVLIEVLDVNDNAPEVSISSLSVPVPEDSPLGTVVALLSISDRDSGTNGHVNCSLQPPGLPFKLSSNFKNYYSLVLAETLDRERVAEYKLLIIAQDQGDPSLSTSNSLVVPVSDINDNAPTFTQPSYTIFVNENNPPGAHIFTVSASDPDVAENALVSYWIDENLWPLSSYISVHSESGKLYALQPLDYEELKLLEFQVRAKDAGLPSLCGNVTIQVFVVDENDNAPAVSRPGEALTLVVAPIPAGHVVGKVHALDADSGYNAWLRYELHEASEGPWRVGLYSGEISTTRTLDEAEGSGSHNLLVLVKDHGKPTLSITTTFSISLIARAQSPHMDAHPSGLGVSPGASVNNSNVYLIIAICSVSTVFLLAIVVYVALRCPCQPKEGVMYGPGTATLVCASEVGSWSYSNRHSHILATATGEAGAKNDLMVFSPNIPVFTENGELHNGKELVPNASGQPKPPNPDWRYSASLRAGMQGAVHMEEAGALRGGPGGPEQQWPTVSSATTDPEGGEVSPPVGAGVNSNSWTFKYGPGNSKQPGPEFKKQTQVSFLVR
- the LOC110082095 gene encoding protocadherin alpha-5 isoform X6 codes for the protein MTVLHQWPLVKSWMLQLVLLQTGWEMGNSQLHYSVPEESQHGTFVGRITQDLGLEVEELMPRMFRMISQGHGNYFEVNLQNGILFVNSRIDREELCAKIPVCVIHLEMILDRPLRVFHVEVEIKDINDNAPVFPAAEQILMISESRLPDSSFPLEGASDDDIGSNSQLTYRISPNDYFTLDAHNNEKHGESLVLVLRRPLDREVTHVYHMLLTATDGGKPEQTGTAQLIINVLDINDNAPFFNQSVYQVKLFENAKKGTLLISLNATDLDEGANKDITYSIRNVNPPNIATLVNLDPNSGQMRLTGDIDFESIRLGEIGVEATDKGAAPMKGHCKVLIEVLDVNDNAPEVSISSLSVPVPEDSPLGTVVALLSISDRDSGTNGHVNCSLQPPGLPFKLSSNFKNYYSLVLAETLDRERVAEYKLLIIAQDQGDPSLSTSNSLVVPVSDINDNAPTFTQPSYTIFVNENNPPGAHIFTVSASDPDVAENALVSYWIDENLWPLSSYISVHSESGKLYALQPLDYEELKLLEFQVRAKDAGLPSLCGNVTIQVFVVDENDNAPAVSRPGEALTLVVAPIPAGHVVGKVHALDADSGYNAWLRYELHEASEGPWRVGLYSGEISTTRTLDEAEGSGSHNLLVLVKDHGKPTLSITTTFSISLIARAQSPHMDAHPSGLGVSPGASVNNSNVYLIIAICSVSTVFLLAIVVYVALRCPCQPKEGVMYGPGTATLVCASEVGSWSYSNRHSHILATATGEAGAKNDLMVFSPNIPVFTENGELHNGKELVPNASGQPKPPNPDWRYSASLRAGMQGAVHMEEAGALRGGPGGPEQQWPTVSSATTDPEGGEVSPPVGAGVNSNSWTFKYGPGNSKQPGPGELPDKFIIPGSPAIISIRQDPPNSQTDKSDFITFGKKEETKKKKKKKKGNKAQEKKEKGNSTTDNSDQ